One window of the Agrobacterium larrymoorei genome contains the following:
- a CDS encoding IclR family transcriptional regulator — translation MQTDALDISSAQTVPALRRAVGILDILATGKNLTAAEIARALGLPKSTAHGLLAVMSELDLVAKTPDGTLRIGPHPLRWANAFLSQLDIVTTFQEVLARDRKLDPYTVTLTVREGAEVVYVGCRNSDQPLGQTFRIGMRLPAPFTATGKMLLSDLKPAELGHLLADFPKPLTRRSVRTVEELEKELELTRERGFSIDDGQIRDGMICIGAAVRDHSGAAVAGIAISILRSEASGDRTAELGAQLQAIARGMSEGIGGA, via the coding sequence ATGCAAACAGACGCGCTCGACATATCGTCTGCCCAAACAGTACCGGCCTTGCGCCGGGCGGTTGGCATTCTCGATATTCTCGCTACAGGCAAAAATCTGACGGCGGCCGAAATCGCCCGAGCACTTGGTCTCCCCAAGAGCACCGCGCACGGACTGCTGGCGGTGATGAGCGAGCTCGATCTGGTGGCGAAAACACCGGATGGAACGTTGAGGATCGGACCTCATCCGCTGAGATGGGCAAATGCCTTTTTGTCCCAGCTCGATATCGTCACGACCTTCCAAGAGGTGCTTGCGCGGGACCGCAAGCTTGACCCTTACACGGTGACGCTGACGGTTCGAGAGGGGGCAGAAGTCGTCTATGTCGGCTGTCGTAATTCAGATCAGCCGCTGGGGCAGACCTTCCGCATTGGCATGAGACTGCCAGCGCCTTTTACAGCCACTGGAAAGATGCTGCTGTCGGATCTCAAACCGGCTGAGCTCGGCCATCTGCTCGCTGATTTTCCCAAGCCCCTGACAAGGCGGAGCGTCCGCACAGTCGAGGAGCTTGAGAAAGAGCTTGAGCTCACGCGAGAGCGAGGCTTTTCCATCGATGACGGGCAAATCCGCGACGGCATGATCTGTATAGGGGCTGCAGTTCGAGACCACTCCGGGGCCGCGGTCGCCGGGATTGCGATCAGCATTTTGCGCAGCGAAGCAAGCGGTGACAGGACGGCGGAACTCGGGGCGCAGTTGCAGGCAATCGCAAGGGGCATGTCCGAAGGAATTGGCGGCGCCTGA
- a CDS encoding IS5 family transposase (programmed frameshift): MAGEFWLDDEQWAVISPLLPTNQPGAHRTDDRRVISGIIHVLRSGCRWQDCPSCYGPSTTIYNRFHRWSAKGIWRRLFESLVQTTDRDIHMIDSTTAKAHRSAAGGKGGRNAEAIGRSRGGRSTKVHAVVDGCGRPVALRITPGQRGDAPIAIPLLDPLPPTRLCAADTAYDSDALRSFLRARGTQPVIPNNPTRKRIRPFDPVAYRRRNIIERTFCRLKDWRRVATRYDKLMINFEATCYIAAIVTWWIN, encoded by the exons ATGGCGGGCGAATTTTGGCTTGATGACGAACAGTGGGCAGTGATTTCGCCGCTGCTTCCGACCAACCAACCCGGCGCTCATCGTACTGACGATCGCCGGGTTATCAGCGGCATCATCCACGTCTTGCGATCCGGTTGCCGCTGGCAGGATTGTCCATCCTGCTACGGGCCTTCGACAACGATCTATAATCGCTTCCATCGCTGGTCTGCAAAAGGGATATGGCGGCGACTGTTTGAGTCTCTGGTGCAAACGACCGATCGCGACATCCATATGATCGATAGCACCACCGCAAAGGCACACCGTTCTGCCGCTGGTGGAAAAGGGGGGCGGA ATGCCGAAGCAATTGGTCGATCGAGAGGCGGCAGATCGACAAAAGTCCATGCTGTTGTCGATGGTTGTGGCCGTCCAGTCGCGTTGCGAATAACGCCTGGGCAACGTGGTGATGCACCCATTGCCATCCCGCTCCTTGATCCCCTGCCTCCGACACGTCTGTGCGCCGCAGATACGGCTTACGACAGCGACGCCTTACGCAGCTTCCTGAGGGCACGCGGCACGCAACCAGTCATCCCAAACAATCCAACCCGAAAGAGGATCAGACCGTTCGACCCGGTCGCCTACCGAAGACGGAATATAATCGAGCGGACATTCTGCCGTCTCAAGGACTGGAGACGTGTCGCGACGCGATACGACAAGCTCATGATAAACTTCGAGGCAACGTGCTACATTGCAGCGATCGTCACATGGTGGATCAATTGA
- a CDS encoding pyridoxamine 5'-phosphate oxidase family protein, which produces MASKTIEDIASTMKKIDFCMMATHGSSGAITNRPMSNNGDVAYDGDSWFFSLKDTNKVSHINRNPQVTLSFTEPPSLLGKPGMFISIEGAAELIDDKAAFERHWVSDLDRWFTEGVDTPGLVLIKVRGVRVQYWDGEENGTIDL; this is translated from the coding sequence ATGGCGAGTAAAACAATCGAAGACATCGCTTCAACGATGAAGAAGATCGACTTCTGCATGATGGCGACCCATGGCTCATCCGGCGCGATCACCAATCGCCCGATGAGCAATAACGGAGATGTGGCTTACGATGGCGATTCCTGGTTCTTTTCCCTGAAAGATACCAACAAGGTTTCCCACATCAACCGCAATCCTCAAGTGACGCTTTCCTTCACCGAACCGCCGAGCCTGCTTGGCAAGCCCGGCATGTTCATCTCGATCGAGGGCGCGGCAGAACTCATCGACGACAAGGCCGCTTTCGAGCGCCACTGGGTTTCCGATCTCGATCGCTGGTTCACCGAAGGTGTCGATACCCCAGGCCTGGTTCTGATCAAGGTGCGCGGCGTGCGTGTGCAATATTGGGACGGGGAAGAAAACGGCACGATCGATCTCTAG
- a CDS encoding DUF1206 domain-containing protein, whose product MPSTFRFDLLAKSGYAARGIVFMLVGGLALLSGVAGEKTETKSALSTLLSQPFGRIWVGAIGIGLLGFVCWRLAQAIADTDDHGTSAKGLVVRTALIGSAVTYLGLAGFALGHSFLAGGGNEGSGEKDLAQWIMSQPFGSYLLIAVGAGFVIGGGVTAAKGLTRKFERYLHIPDQNAIATWICIYGLVARGLVFAIIGILFITAGMKVDPQEAGSMDDAMQWLRQMPFGSALYICVAAGLAAFGVYNLIEARYRTIPSPSLSAVKRSVRSALPDR is encoded by the coding sequence ATGCCTTCAACTTTCCGATTCGATCTGCTCGCCAAGAGTGGTTACGCCGCACGCGGCATCGTCTTTATGCTCGTTGGTGGACTGGCGCTGCTATCCGGTGTCGCAGGCGAGAAAACCGAAACGAAGTCGGCGCTCTCGACGCTTTTGAGCCAGCCTTTCGGGCGCATCTGGGTCGGTGCAATCGGTATCGGGCTTCTCGGCTTCGTCTGTTGGCGCTTGGCACAAGCCATCGCCGATACGGATGATCACGGCACCAGCGCAAAAGGCCTTGTCGTTCGTACGGCGCTGATCGGAAGTGCTGTCACTTATCTCGGACTTGCCGGTTTTGCGCTCGGCCATAGCTTTCTTGCCGGTGGCGGCAATGAAGGATCGGGTGAAAAAGATCTTGCCCAATGGATCATGTCACAGCCCTTCGGATCCTACCTTCTGATCGCGGTCGGCGCGGGCTTCGTTATCGGCGGTGGCGTCACGGCGGCAAAGGGACTGACGCGGAAATTCGAGCGCTATCTTCACATCCCGGACCAAAACGCTATCGCCACCTGGATTTGCATCTATGGGCTTGTTGCACGCGGTCTGGTGTTTGCGATCATCGGCATTCTGTTCATCACGGCTGGAATGAAGGTCGATCCGCAAGAGGCCGGCAGTATGGACGATGCGATGCAGTGGCTGAGGCAGATGCCATTTGGCAGCGCTCTTTACATCTGCGTCGCCGCAGGGCTCGCCGCTTTCGGTGTCTACAATCTGATTGAAGCCCGCTATCGCACGATCCCCAGCCCTTCCTTGAGTGCAGTGAAGCGATCCGTACGCTCCGCCTTGCCCGACCGCTGA